A single window of Pontiella agarivorans DNA harbors:
- a CDS encoding FAD-dependent oxidoreductase, which produces MPFRCLYFRNIENLMMAGRCFSCSHIGLGGPRVMNTMGRIGIATGYAAALCIDHQITPREVGEKHIDVLQAKLGF; this is translated from the coding sequence ATTCCGTTCCGTTGCCTCTATTTCCGGAATATTGAAAACCTGATGATGGCGGGGCGCTGCTTCAGTTGCTCGCATATTGGTTTGGGCGGACCGAGAGTGATGAATACAATGGGCCGGATCGGCATTGCAACCGGTTATGCCGCGGCACTTTGCATTGATCATCAAATAACTCCGCGCGAGGTCGGGGAAAAGCATATTGATGTACTACAAGCCAAACTTGGTTTCTAA
- a CDS encoding SGNH/GDSL hydrolase family protein, with protein MRSLVIILLYFVGFCSYGEPFRPNERVAFIGDSITHGGNYHVYVQAFYATRFPERNVSCFNVGISGDTAQGGFQRASNSGHGIWESDVRMYVPTAATIMLGMNDVGGGHFLSMKTPEELKAQNEKKLGAYRKNYAALLDNLERQGIDRITLIKSSPYDQTMVNPKAKQNLYQFGIGKNDAIVALGLNVIEVESVKRGYPVCDFNTPMLAINAKQQKTDPAFSIIGNDRIHPGDNGQFVMAYEFLKFQGLQGPIASVELDLENKEQLLARNCVVSIEKATDEEVVFEYRAQALPFPTKVYQNVTELVPFESEFNQETLQVSGLKPGTYGLRIDDIEVGSFRHDQLENGVNMALLSTAPQVVQANAVFDLCMERGELSRKIRAVVWATRYLANIEGYDASSLEGNCSVIKQVLAGDLPEGLSKAPAGNTVKHLRNYLENAAHYTQRIEQLDVMTGPIYEAAQPRPHSIVIEWICD; from the coding sequence ATGAGATCGCTTGTTATTATTCTATTGTATTTCGTTGGGTTCTGCTCTTACGGAGAGCCGTTTCGTCCGAATGAACGCGTTGCTTTCATTGGCGACAGCATAACGCATGGAGGAAATTACCACGTTTATGTGCAGGCTTTTTATGCGACTCGCTTTCCCGAACGAAACGTCTCCTGTTTTAATGTCGGAATCAGCGGCGACACGGCGCAGGGCGGATTTCAGCGTGCTTCAAATTCCGGGCATGGAATTTGGGAAAGTGATGTGCGGATGTATGTTCCGACGGCTGCCACAATTATGCTGGGGATGAATGATGTCGGTGGGGGGCATTTTTTGAGCATGAAAACCCCGGAGGAACTGAAGGCGCAAAATGAAAAAAAGCTTGGGGCGTACCGAAAAAACTATGCCGCGCTTTTGGATAATCTCGAAAGACAGGGTATTGATCGAATTACGCTGATCAAGTCATCACCTTATGATCAAACCATGGTGAATCCCAAGGCCAAGCAAAACCTGTATCAGTTTGGTATCGGGAAAAACGATGCCATTGTAGCACTGGGATTGAATGTGATTGAGGTTGAGTCGGTTAAGCGCGGTTATCCGGTCTGCGATTTCAATACGCCGATGCTTGCGATCAATGCGAAGCAGCAAAAAACTGATCCGGCGTTTTCAATTATCGGTAATGATCGGATTCATCCGGGGGACAATGGTCAATTTGTGATGGCCTATGAATTTCTTAAATTCCAGGGACTGCAGGGGCCGATCGCTTCCGTGGAGCTGGATCTTGAAAATAAAGAGCAGCTGCTGGCTCGTAACTGTGTTGTTTCAATAGAGAAGGCGACTGATGAAGAGGTCGTTTTTGAATACCGGGCCCAAGCGCTTCCGTTTCCGACCAAAGTCTATCAAAATGTAACCGAACTTGTCCCATTTGAATCAGAGTTCAATCAGGAAACTTTACAGGTTTCTGGTCTGAAACCGGGGACTTACGGTTTGCGCATTGACGACATCGAAGTGGGATCGTTTCGACACGATCAGCTGGAGAACGGTGTCAATATGGCCTTGTTGTCAACTGCGCCCCAGGTGGTGCAGGCTAATGCGGTATTTGACCTTTGCATGGAGAGGGGCGAACTTTCCCGGAAGATTCGTGCGGTGGTATGGGCTACCCGATACCTTGCAAACATCGAGGGATACGATGCGTCTTCGCTGGAGGGAAACTGTTCGGTGATTAAGCAGGTTTTGGCCGGTGATCTTCCTGAGGGATTGAGTAAGGCTCCTGCGGGTAACACAGTAAAACATCTCCGGAACTATCTGGAAAATGCGGCGCACTATACACAGAGAATTGAGCAGCTGGATGTCATGACCGGACCCATTTATGAAGCCGCGCAACCGAGGCCGCACTCTATTGTGATCGAATGGATCTGTGATTAA